From a region of the Lactuca sativa cultivar Salinas chromosome 4, Lsat_Salinas_v11, whole genome shotgun sequence genome:
- the LOC111882156 gene encoding protein NUCLEAR FUSION DEFECTIVE 4 produces the protein MENSKLIATVASIWIQCTCGPSYAFGIYSAVLKSSQGYDQSTLDTVSVFKDIGTSIGVLAGILYQSVADNKSGSRPSSCFGLGLRVVYMAGAFQFFAGYFLMWLSVTGILEKPPVPLMCFFMFMAAHAQTFFDTANIVVAVQNFPGYSGTSVGIMKGFLGLSGAILIQFYHTFFDGNPSTFLLMLAVFPASLSLLLMSLVHVNPSNTTNDKNHLNGFSIVALAVAAYLMIAIIFENMFAFPSWAHILTTIGLLILVSSPLKIALTAQRNEQPPPSSTMDPLIVASEADEVALVEMNALQAVSTINFWLLFVIMLFGVGSGLATINNISQIGQSLKYTTVEINAMVSLWSIWNFIGRFGGGFVSDLFLHKYGLGRPLFISLTQAGMVAGHLIIGSCGNLLIGSVIVSICHGSLWSLMPTITSEIFGVKHMGTIINTIGVANPIGSYILSVGVIGSIYDKEAEAGGGSCYGIHCFMISYFLFAGGCVLGILVSLVLFFRTKGFYALIFQRRLKELQV, from the exons ATGGAAAACAGCAAGTTGATAGCTACGGTGGCGAGCATATGGATTCAGTGCACCTGCGGCCCTTCCTATGCCTTCGGAATATACTCGGCCGTCCTAAAATCAAGTCAAGGATACGATCAATCCACTCTAGATACCGTCTCCGTGTTCAAAGACATTGGCACTAGTATTGGAGTTTTAGCCGGTATTCTCTACCAATCTGTCGCCGATAACAAAAGTGGCTCACGTCCGTCGTCTTGTTTCGGATTAGGTCTGCGGGTGGTATACATGGCCGGAGCATTTCAGTTCTTTGCCGGTTACTTTTTAATGTGGTTGTCCGTGACTGGAATCCTTGAGAAGCCTCCGGTCCCACTCATGTGTTTCTTCATGTTCATGGCGGCACATGCACAGACTTTCTTCGACACTGCCAACATCGTCGTCGCCGTTCAGAACTTCCCCGGATACAGCGGAACCAGCGTTGGCATTATGAAG GGATTTCTAGGTCTAAGCGGAGCGATATTAATTCAATTCTATCACACGTTTTTCGATGGCAACCCCAGCACCTTCTTGCTGATGCTCGCAGTGTTTCCAGCGTCGCTGTCACTCTTGCTCATGTCTTTGGTTCACGTAAACCCCTCGAACACGACCAATGACAAGAACCATTTAAATGGCTTCTCGATTGTGGCACTCGCCGTTGCTGCATATCTAATGATCGCAATCATCTTTGAAAACATGTTTGCATTCCCATCATGGGCTCACATCCTAACAACCATTGGTCTTCTGATTCTGGTGTCTTCACCTCTTAAAATCGCACTCACAGCTCAAAGAAACGAACAACCACCACCATCCTCCACCATGGATCCGTTGATTGTAGCTTCAGAGGCTGACGAGGTAGCACTTGTTGAAATGAATGCACTACAAGCAGTTTCCACCATCAACTTCTGGCTGCTTTTTGTTATCATGTTGTTTGGGGTTGGGTCAGGGTTGGCGACGATCAACAACATAAGTCAGATAGGCCAGTCTTTAAAGTACACAACAGTTGAGATCAACGCCATGGTTTCTTTATGGAGCATATGGAACTTTATTGGGAGGTTTGGTGGTGGTTTTGTGTCTGATTTGTTTTTACACAAATACGGCTTGGGGAGGCCGTTGTTTATCTCTCTTACACAAGCAGGAATGGTAGCAGGTCATTTGATCATTGGCTCATGTGGGAATTTGTTGATTGGTTCAGTGATCGTGAGTATTTGCCATGGATCACTATGGTCGTTGATGCCTACAATCACTTCTGAAATCTTTGGGGTGAAGCATATGGGGACGATTATCAATACAATTGGTGTAGCTAATCCTATTGGTTCGTATATACTTTCTGTGGGAGTGATTGGTAGCATTTACGACAAGGAAGCAGAAGCAGGAGGGGGTTCTTGTTATGGGATTCATTGCTTTATGATTTCGTATTTTTTGTTTGCTGGGGGTTGTGTTTTAGGGATTCTTGTTTCGTTGGTGTTATTTTTTCGAACAAAGGGTTTTTATGCGTTGATTTTTCAAAGACGATTGAAGGAACTTCAAGTGTAG